One window of the Anolis sagrei isolate rAnoSag1 chromosome 5, rAnoSag1.mat, whole genome shotgun sequence genome contains the following:
- the FGFBP1 gene encoding fibroblast growth factor-binding protein 1: MKFRHFALLCTFIIFSQLLHVDCERQKERKKERLNSEKGQRAQAGSNNQNERGQRTRGQKGSPKGKFTTKDKATCTWTLHEAEMATLNINCRKEESTFSCEFSGKPSTCPQYAENKKMFWKQITRSLKKKQNICDDPKGILKSKVCSKGPPAAHLRLVAQTSLKPKQEKPLVPVTSVPTGNQPRESSSDCVEDVDYIDQQKVAEEYCSETWLSLCHFFISMVQDKKCK, from the coding sequence ATGAAATTCAGACATTTTGCTCTTCTTTGCACCTTCATCATATTCTCTCAGTTGCTGCACGTCGACTGTGAAagacagaaggagagaaaaaaagaaaggctgAACAGTGAAAAAGGTCAAAGAGCACAAGCTGGATCCAATAACCAGAATGAAAGGGGTCAGAGAACACGAGGGCAAAAAGGTTCTCCTAAAGGCAAGTTTACCACCAAAGACAAAGCTACATGCACATGGACACTACATGAAGCTGAAATGGCTACCTTGAACATTAATTGCAGAAAAGAGGAAAGCACCTTCTCTTGCGAATTTTCCGGTAAGCCTTCCACCTGTCCACAGTATGCAGAAAACAAGAAGATGTTTTGGAAACAAATCACAAGGTCTCTGAAGAAGAAGCAGAACATTTGTGACGACCCCAAAGGTATCCTAAAATCCAAAGTCTGTAGCAAAGGTCCTCCAGCCGCTCACCTTCGGCTGGTAGCCCAAACTTCACTAAAGCCTAAACAAGAGAAGCCTTTGGTACCAGTAACTTCTGTTCCAACTGGAAACCAACCAAGGGAGTCCTCCAGCGATTGTGTTGAAGATGTTGATTATATTGATCAGCAAAAGGTGGCTGAAGAATACTGTTCAGAGACATGGCTCTCCCTTTGCCATTTTTTCATTTCGATGGTACAGGATAAAAAGTGCAAATAG